The following are encoded in a window of Vigna unguiculata cultivar IT97K-499-35 chromosome 8, ASM411807v1, whole genome shotgun sequence genomic DNA:
- the LOC114193592 gene encoding GPN-loop GTPase 3-like produces the protein MGYAQLVIGPAGSGKSTYCSSLYEHCVASRRTIHVVNLDPAAENFDYPVAMDIRELISLDDVMEELGLGPNGGLVYCMEHLEDNLDDWLTEELDNYLDDDYLVFDCPGQIELYSHVPVLKNFVEHLKRKNFTVCAVYLLDSQFMTDVTKFISGCMACLSAMVQLELPHVNILSKMDLVTNKKDLDDFLDPEPTFLLSELNQRMGPRYAKLNKALIELVNNYSMVSFIPLDLRKEKSIQYVLGQIDNCIQYGEDADVKVKDFDPEEDE, from the exons ATGGGTTATGCACAACTTGTGATAGGTCCTGCTGGTAGTGGCAAG TCTACCTATTGCTCGAGTTTGTATGAACACTGTGTGGCTTCGCGGAGAACGATTCATGTTGTGAACCTTGATCCTGCTGCTGAAAATTTTGACTATCCTGTTGCAATGG ATATTAGGGAACTCATTTCTCTGGATGATGTTATGGAGGAACTTGGATTGGGTCCTAATGGTGGCCTTGTTTACTGCATGGA gCACCTTGAGGATAACCTGGATGATTGGCTCACGGAGGAATTGGACAATTATTTAGATGATGATTACTTGGTTTTTGATTGCCCTG GTCAGATAGAACTTTATTCACATGTTCCAGTGCTTAAGAATTTTGTGGAACATCTGAAACGGAAAAATTTTACTGTTTGTGCTGTTTACTTACTTGATTCCCAG TTCATGacagatgtgaccaaatttataAGTGGATGCATGGCATGCCTTTCTGCAATGGTTCAACTTGAACTACCTCATGTTAATATCCTCTCAAAGATGGACCTTGTGACTAACAAGAAAGATCTTGATGA TTTTTTGGATCCAGAGCCCACCTTTTTACTGTCTGAATTGAATCAACGGATGGGTCCTCGGTATGCAAAGTTGAATAAAGCTTTGATTGAATTG GTTAATAACTATAGCATGGTGAGTTTTATACCACTAGACTTGAGGAAGGAAAAAAG TATACAATATGTActgggccaaattgacaactGCATCCAGTATGGAGAAGATGCAGATGTGAAGGTTAAGGATTTTGATCCTGAGGAAGATGAGTAG
- the LOC114193246 gene encoding uncharacterized protein LOC114193246, with amino-acid sequence MIKARFPFPFFIILLLQFTAFASSSNLTLILQDVLRAVSAKQKWDSNDVRVANLDVAKVRFGTSRSYEFRIGFGTGNFTLKFADKVATWNKFRTPFPDLPSLVHRLGSFPFLPTLKLEGPFSLRVDALHHLSLSLPMNVSYTGLKQILVGEGITVEVKGAQEISLFYSSDIDLPMNGSAICSGGKSDIWPFLHSTCMALIPIRISGSASLVAYRARNPYAHIATTLISEDVIELLPEKCYHGRMFKKRACPIDSLSLKLSMLEKVLRSLLGRNILQGQLFGLLKANIKASAVVKFHIELERDIRNNVTLNRTIPDWRTKPGFERFLFEILARVEENRLKPLLITKVKPFTGSVSVSWANLMSNMSYTKLRPVFLPPEPLTLDVKW; translated from the exons ATGATCAAAGCTCGTTTCCCTTTCCCCTTCTTCATCATACTTCTCCTTCAATTCACAGCTTTTGCATCTTCTTCCAACCTCACCCTCATTCTCCAg GATGTTCTGAGGGCGGTGTCGGCGAAACAGAAGTGGGATTCGAACGACGTGAGAGTGGCCAATTTGGATGTTGCAAAGGTCAGATTCGGAACTTCCCGGAGCTACGAGTTCCGAATCGGATTCGGCACTGGTAACTTCACCCTCAAATTTGCCGACAAAGTTGCCACGTGGAACAAGTTCAGAACACCCTTTCCCGATTTACCCTCTCTCGTTCATCGTCTCGGTTCCTTCCCATTCCTTCCCACACTCAAATTAGAAGGTCCCTTTTCATTACGTGTTGATGCCCTTCATCACCTTTCTCTATCCCTTCCc ATGAATGTTTCGTACACTGGTTTGAAACAAATCCTTGTTGGTGAGGGTATTACAGTAGAAGTTAAAGGAGCTCAAGAAATCTCTCTTTTTTACTCTTCTGATATCGATCTACCAATGAATGGAAGTGCCATTTGTAGTGGAGGGAAGAGTGACATTTGGCCCTTTCTGCATTCAACTTGCATGGCTCTGATTCCTATTCGCATATCAGGGTCTGCATCTTTGGTTGCTTATAGAGCTCGAAATCCTTATGCACACATAGCAACTACATTGATTTCAGAGGATGTGATTGAGCTGCTTCCAGAAAAATGTTACCATGGTCGTATGTTTAAAAAGCGAGCATGTCCAATTGATTCCTTAAGTTTGAAATTAAGTATGTTGGAGAAAGTTTTGAGGAGTCTTCTTGGTCGTAACATACTTCAAGGTCAGCTTTTTGGCCTTCTCAAAGCAAATATTAAAGCATCAGCTGTTGTAAAGTTCCACATAGAATTAGAAAGAGACATAAGGAATAATGTCACTCTTAATCGTACGATTCCTGATTGGAGAACAAAGCCTGGTTTTGAAAGGTTTTTGTTTGAGATACTGGCCAGAGTTGAGGAAAACAGGCTCAAGCCTCTTTTAATCACGAAGGTAAAACCTTTTACTGGATCTGTTTCGGTTTCGTGGGCCAATTTGATGTCGAATATGTCATATACAAAGTTGAGACCCGTTTTTCTTCCTCCAGAACCTCTTACACTGGATGTGAAATGGTAG